The following coding sequences are from one Haploplasma axanthum window:
- a CDS encoding helix-turn-helix domain-containing protein: MKGKMLDTYEKWEKSGHLDEKLEAIKEMVAKRATQRQVAEYLGISEKTIIKLRKVHPKLNDAFSYGDEVLKNTLLDAIYQKAIGFEYEESQTIIEETKTSNKKRITKYKKRALPDVSAIKYLLVIHFGIEFNEKKAELELMARRLEKDEEEWTNEHSDETNNRTQRVRKQSKK; the protein is encoded by the coding sequence ATGAAAGGAAAAATGCTAGATACTTATGAAAAGTGGGAAAAGTCTGGTCATCTTGATGAAAAATTAGAGGCAATTAAAGAAATGGTGGCTAAACGAGCAACACAAAGACAAGTTGCCGAGTATTTAGGTATATCAGAAAAAACAATAATAAAACTAAGGAAAGTACATCCTAAATTAAACGATGCATTTTCTTATGGTGATGAAGTACTTAAAAATACATTACTTGATGCAATATATCAAAAAGCCATCGGTTTTGAATATGAAGAGTCACAAACAATTATTGAGGAGACAAAGACAAGTAATAAAAAACGAATCACAAAATATAAGAAACGAGCACTTCCGGATGTTTCTGCAATTAAGTATTTGCTTGTGATTCATTTTGGTATTGAATTTAATGAAAAGAAGGCTGAGCTTGAGTTGATGGCCAGACGATTAGAGAAAGATGAGGAAGAGTGGACTAATGAACATAGTGATGAAACAAATAACAGAACTCAAAGAGTACGAAAACAATCCAAGAAATAA
- a CDS encoding HIRAN domain-containing protein — MIGYPRMLTFDEWYEKYIEKFNPPKNNFLALIYMFFYVLGFLFNLLTFGLGSILIMLIFLPAYFSYKFKYISTKEKKSNTTVLVEIDEFNKKKLKLKDITKPIKEGYIFRGWTFVNGSSVSSVWDLTQDTKIIAKWEETYKTKIERLKREDEIKRHKEKKAKQEIRNVLLKKTLITQLTSELISPLHELAHTKVNPMNKLLNELTDSMLFSVIELSMGLRMFAKLKENEKEELESKIVYKKGFYLKLSGVSMEGRQDNVKKAKVGDRLKYFREPNNFYDKNAILIKTESGLELGYIPRRNNSELADKIDKGIKFKMSISSITGYGYKYKGVNVYIEEQVLGEKQEGNLLQGPKSGAIEKSRPIKKTYPSYYYNPYEDYNPYEDYNPYEDYNPYEDNDPYDDNDDFLGDFIDFIDHEFD, encoded by the coding sequence ATGATTGGGTATCCTAGAATGTTAACGTTTGATGAATGGTATGAAAAATATATAGAGAAATTTAATCCACCTAAAAATAATTTTTTAGCACTAATATATATGTTTTTTTACGTATTAGGATTTTTATTTAACTTGTTAACATTTGGTTTAGGTAGTATTTTGATTATGCTTATCTTTCTCCCAGCTTATTTTTCGTATAAATTTAAATATATTAGTACTAAAGAAAAAAAATCTAATACAACAGTTTTAGTTGAAATTGATGAATTTAATAAAAAAAAATTAAAACTAAAAGATATAACTAAACCTATAAAAGAAGGCTATATTTTTAGGGGGTGGACTTTTGTAAATGGAAGTTCTGTTTCTAGCGTTTGGGACCTAACGCAAGACACAAAAATTATTGCTAAATGGGAAGAAACATACAAAACAAAAATTGAAAGATTAAAACGAGAAGATGAAATAAAAAGGCATAAGGAAAAAAAAGCTAAACAAGAGATTAGAAATGTATTGTTAAAAAAAACACTTATTACCCAATTAACATCTGAATTAATATCTCCTTTACATGAATTAGCACACACAAAAGTAAATCCCATGAATAAATTGTTGAATGAGTTAACAGATTCTATGTTATTCTCTGTTATTGAATTATCTATGGGGTTAAGAATGTTTGCTAAATTAAAAGAAAATGAAAAGGAAGAATTAGAATCAAAAATTGTTTACAAGAAGGGTTTTTATTTAAAACTTAGCGGTGTATCAATGGAAGGAAGACAAGATAATGTTAAAAAAGCAAAAGTAGGTGATAGGTTAAAGTATTTTAGAGAACCTAATAATTTTTATGATAAAAATGCGATTCTAATAAAAACTGAATCTGGCTTAGAGTTAGGATATATTCCTAGAAGAAATAACAGTGAACTTGCTGATAAAATTGATAAAGGTATTAAGTTTAAAATGAGTATATCTTCAATAACTGGTTATGGATATAAATATAAAGGTGTTAATGTATATATAGAAGAGCAAGTTCTGGGTGAAAAACAAGAAGGAAATCTTTTACAAGGTCCCAAATCAGGTGCTATAGAAAAGTCCAGACCAATAAAAAAAACCTATCCTTCATATTATTATAATCCATATGAGGACTACAATCCATATGAGGACTACAATCCATATGAGGACTACAATCCATATGAAGATAATGACCCATATGATGATAATGATGATTTTTTAGGCGACTTTATAGATTTTATCGACCATGAATTTGATTAA
- a CDS encoding AAA family ATPase: MDLLATLKNIDVSKVSYHDWISVGMALKAEGYDVSVWDEWSKNDTRYKPGECDRKWGSFGGSSEPVAGGTIVKLAKDYGWIHPVDLKDGFLEWDDIIEYDGAGAIYEPSVEMKPTEQLIKYLETLFKDDEFVGYVTSDVWQDSTGKWMPSKGQFDRTAKELITQLKKNPEDMGAVLGDVKEDCGGWIRFNPVDGGGVKNDNITRFTYALVESDDIPISEQDAIYRKLELPIACLVHSGSRSLHAIVKVDAKDADEYRKRVDYLYDFLDKSGLKVDRANRNPSRLSRIPGVQRKGVIQTLVDTNIGRRNWNEWLDFAEGIVDEMPSLIYLDEALANPPKLPEVLIDGIVRVGHKMLISGSSKAGKSFLLMQLAIALSEGLKWLGFKCKKSKVLYVNLEIDGASCINRFAEIYKALKLKPKYSHDIVIWNLRGRAMPLDKLVPRLIRKVQNQGYDAIIIDPIYKVITGDENNASEMGAFSNQFDKICNETGCAAIYCHHHSKGAQGFKKAMDRASGSGVFARDPDAQLDMIQLETSDEFMAVNADVLSSTAWRLESSLREFKNINPVNFWFEYPIHRVDEKGILTKHFAEGDPKGNLEKSGKRKQTPELRKEEFDTAFDLNKLEDGTCEATVLAEYLDISDRTVRARVKEFSDEYQTEKGIITRKQDLAEREK, from the coding sequence ATGGATTTATTAGCGACACTTAAAAATATAGATGTATCAAAGGTTTCATATCATGATTGGATAAGTGTCGGTATGGCACTTAAAGCTGAAGGTTATGATGTATCGGTATGGGATGAGTGGAGTAAAAATGACACCAGATATAAACCTGGTGAGTGTGATAGGAAATGGGGGAGCTTTGGTGGTTCCTCCGAACCTGTTGCAGGTGGTACGATTGTTAAACTTGCAAAAGATTATGGTTGGATACATCCGGTTGATCTTAAGGATGGATTCTTAGAATGGGATGACATTATTGAATATGATGGCGCTGGTGCAATCTATGAACCTTCGGTAGAAATGAAGCCAACAGAACAACTCATTAAATATCTTGAGACACTATTTAAAGATGATGAATTTGTAGGCTATGTAACAAGTGATGTTTGGCAAGACTCGACAGGTAAGTGGATGCCAAGCAAAGGACAATTTGATAGGACTGCAAAAGAACTTATAACACAACTTAAAAAGAATCCAGAGGATATGGGTGCTGTACTTGGAGATGTTAAAGAAGATTGTGGTGGTTGGATTAGATTTAATCCAGTTGACGGTGGTGGTGTAAAAAATGATAACATAACTAGATTTACTTATGCTCTAGTTGAATCAGACGATATACCAATTTCTGAACAAGATGCAATATATAGAAAATTAGAACTACCGATTGCTTGCTTAGTTCATAGTGGTAGTAGAAGTTTACATGCAATAGTAAAAGTTGATGCTAAAGATGCAGATGAATATAGAAAACGTGTTGATTACTTATATGATTTCTTAGATAAAAGTGGACTTAAAGTTGATAGAGCAAACCGTAATCCTTCAAGATTATCAAGAATTCCAGGTGTACAAAGAAAAGGTGTTATTCAAACTTTAGTAGATACAAATATAGGTAGACGAAATTGGAATGAGTGGCTAGATTTTGCTGAAGGTATTGTTGATGAAATGCCTAGTTTAATATATCTTGATGAAGCCTTAGCAAATCCTCCAAAGCTACCAGAAGTACTAATTGATGGCATTGTAAGAGTTGGACACAAAATGTTAATTTCAGGTTCATCAAAAGCAGGTAAAAGTTTTTTATTAATGCAACTGGCTATAGCACTATCGGAAGGTCTTAAATGGCTAGGATTCAAGTGTAAGAAATCAAAGGTTTTATATGTCAATTTAGAAATTGATGGTGCAAGCTGTATAAATAGATTTGCTGAAATATATAAAGCATTGAAACTAAAACCTAAGTATAGTCATGACATTGTAATTTGGAACCTTCGTGGTAGAGCAATGCCTTTAGATAAATTAGTGCCTAGGTTGATAAGAAAAGTTCAAAATCAAGGTTATGACGCTATCATTATTGACCCTATATATAAAGTTATTACAGGAGATGAAAACAATGCATCAGAAATGGGTGCATTTAGTAATCAATTCGATAAGATTTGTAATGAAACAGGATGTGCTGCTATTTATTGTCATCATCATTCAAAGGGTGCTCAAGGATTCAAAAAAGCAATGGATAGAGCTTCAGGATCAGGTGTGTTTGCAAGAGATCCAGATGCACAACTAGACATGATACAACTTGAAACCAGTGATGAATTTATGGCTGTTAATGCTGATGTATTATCATCAACTGCATGGCGTTTAGAGAGTAGCCTTAGAGAGTTTAAGAATATAAATCCAGTTAACTTTTGGTTTGAATATCCAATTCATAGAGTAGATGAAAAAGGCATTCTTACTAAGCACTTTGCAGAAGGAGACCCTAAAGGAAATCTTGAAAAAAGCGGTAAAAGAAAGCAGACACCTGAGTTGAGAAAAGAAGAGTTTGATACAGCCTTTGATTTAAATAAACTTGAGGATGGAACTTGTGAAGCAACAGTCCTAGCAGAATATTTAGATATTTCAGATAGAACAGTAAGAGCAAGAGTTAAAGAGTTTAGTGATGAATATCAAACAGAAAAAGGAATTATTACAAGAAAACAAGACCTGGCAGAAAGGGAAAAATGA
- a CDS encoding RusA family crossover junction endodeoxyribonuclease — protein MKIFLIFDPPTITAQMNKVAIVNNRPIFYKPEKVKQARATIITHLKPFKPEGPLEGPIKLEVIWRFPKGKRYKHNEWRVTKPDTDNLEKMLKDCMTEVGFWKDDSQVVVEHVEKLWSNDPTGIEIEIKVLDRFKEE, from the coding sequence ATGAAAATATTTCTAATATTCGATCCACCAACCATTACAGCTCAAATGAATAAAGTAGCAATTGTAAACAATAGGCCGATTTTTTATAAACCTGAAAAAGTAAAACAAGCAAGAGCTACAATCATTACTCATTTAAAACCTTTTAAACCAGAGGGACCATTAGAAGGACCTATTAAGTTAGAAGTTATATGGAGATTTCCAAAAGGTAAAAGATATAAACATAATGAGTGGAGAGTAACTAAACCAGATACAGATAATTTAGAAAAGATGCTAAAGGATTGTATGACTGAGGTTGGTTTTTGGAAAGATGACTCACAGGTTGTCGTTGAGCATGTTGAAAAGTTGTGGTCAAATGACCCAACAGGTATAGAAATAGAAATCAAGGTATTAGACAGATTTAAGGAGGAGTGA
- a CDS encoding DNA modification methylase: MNIVMKQITELKEYENNPRNNDAAVDAVAKSIEEFGFKVPIVVTSKNVIIAGHTRLKASIKLGLLEVPCIIADDLTDEQVKAFRLADNKTAELASWDFSKLEEELSLIEMDMLQFGFEDLESDIPDNATDDDFDPDAEIPEVPVSRKGDLYVLGKHRVLCGDSTLKEDVDNLVNEKLVDMIFTDPPYNVDYEGTAGKIQNDKMEDSAFYLFLLDAFTNMFENTKKGGAIYVCHADTEGLNFRNAYKNAGYKLAECLIWVKNALVLGRQDYHWRHEPILYGWKEGAAHYFIDDRTQDTIWEYNKPRRNEEHPTMKPLELVGKAIANSSRVGETVLDLFGGSGSTLIAADQLGRSAYLMELDEKFVDVIIKRFIRYKESNIDDFYRIREGVKTPLSEILEFNL; encoded by the coding sequence ATGAACATAGTGATGAAACAAATAACAGAACTCAAAGAGTACGAAAACAATCCAAGAAATAATGATGCAGCAGTAGATGCTGTTGCTAAAAGTATTGAAGAGTTCGGTTTTAAGGTTCCAATTGTAGTTACAAGTAAAAATGTAATTATTGCAGGTCATACAAGATTAAAGGCGAGTATTAAACTTGGTTTATTAGAAGTTCCTTGTATTATTGCGGATGATTTAACTGATGAACAAGTTAAAGCATTTAGACTTGCGGATAATAAAACAGCAGAGCTTGCTTCTTGGGATTTTTCAAAGTTAGAAGAAGAACTCTCATTAATTGAGATGGATATGTTACAATTTGGCTTTGAAGATTTAGAATCTGATATTCCTGATAATGCAACTGATGATGACTTTGACCCAGATGCTGAAATACCTGAAGTTCCAGTTAGCAGGAAAGGTGACCTTTATGTACTTGGAAAACACAGAGTCTTATGTGGAGACTCGACATTAAAAGAAGATGTCGATAATTTAGTTAATGAAAAGTTAGTTGATATGATCTTTACAGATCCACCATATAATGTTGATTATGAAGGGACAGCTGGGAAAATTCAAAATGACAAAATGGAAGATAGTGCATTCTATCTTTTTTTATTAGATGCATTTACTAATATGTTTGAAAACACTAAAAAAGGTGGTGCTATTTATGTTTGTCACGCTGATACTGAAGGACTTAATTTTAGGAATGCATATAAAAATGCAGGTTACAAACTTGCAGAGTGTTTAATATGGGTAAAAAATGCTTTAGTTTTAGGTAGACAAGATTACCACTGGAGACATGAGCCTATTCTTTATGGTTGGAAAGAAGGAGCCGCTCATTACTTTATAGATGATAGAACTCAAGATACTATCTGGGAATATAATAAACCAAGAAGAAACGAAGAGCATCCAACCATGAAACCACTAGAGTTAGTAGGTAAAGCAATCGCAAACTCATCAAGAGTTGGTGAGACAGTATTAGACCTATTTGGTGGTAGTGGATCAACTTTAATTGCAGCTGATCAACTTGGTAGGTCTGCATACTTAATGGAACTTGATGAGAAGTTCGTTGATGTTATCATAAAGCGATTTATTCGTTATAAAGAAAGTAACATCGATGACTTTTATAGAATACGAGAAGGTGTTAAAACACCATTAAGTGAGATATTAGAATTTAATCTTTAA
- a CDS encoding DUF1492 domain-containing protein, with the protein MEVQKYLSRYHYMTIKLRKLQDLYDEYIRMSHSIPSVQFNQIRVSGTRNLDAPFVKWIHKAMGVDFDIENLKKDLPIVKGEILSVISELEDPELERLLIYKYIDWMTWRQIADKMYCSQATIRRWHEKAVELIKTPD; encoded by the coding sequence ATGGAAGTTCAAAAATATTTAAGTAGATACCACTACATGACTATAAAACTTAGAAAGTTACAAGATTTATATGATGAATATATCCGTATGTCACATTCAATTCCTAGTGTTCAGTTTAATCAGATTAGGGTTTCGGGAACTAGAAACTTAGATGCTCCTTTTGTTAAGTGGATACATAAAGCTATGGGAGTAGATTTTGATATTGAAAATTTAAAGAAAGATCTGCCAATTGTAAAAGGTGAAATACTTTCAGTAATTAGTGAATTAGAAGATCCAGAATTAGAGAGACTTTTAATTTACAAATATATCGACTGGATGACTTGGAGACAAATAGCAGATAAAATGTATTGTTCACAAGCAACAATTAGAAGGTGGCATGAAAAGGCTGTAGAATTAATAAAAACACCTGATTAA